GATTTTCATAGAACTCGGGATCTGAGGCAACGATCACCGTGGCCGGTGCCTTCATGGTTTTTTCCAGGTTGCCGGAGGAGAGGGCAGGTTTTAACTTCTCTTTCCCTTCCTGGGAGGTAACAAACACAAAGCGGCCCGGAGAGCAGTTGGCGGAAGTGGGACCGAGCGCCGTCAGTTGATAGAGCTGTTTAAGCAGATCCTCTGAAATCGGTTTTTCCTGCCAGTAGCTATGGGTGCGAGCCTCATTGAACAGCACATTCAGAGCAAGGCTGTCGAGCGGTGTACTCATGTTTCTCTCCTTTTCAGGCATCAAATTGAGCCTAATGTTTAGCATGAATAGAGGTATGACGTGGATCAGTCGGTGCACTTTTGCTGGTGATGGGGGATATCAGAAAGTCGAACCGGCTGGTGAAGGTCTTCACCGTTATACTGCAAACAGAGAGGGTTACCAAATAACATTGCTGCAAGTACCCCTGGTTAGCTACTGAGCCAACCAGGGGTAATCAATAATCTTAGAGCGCTACTTACCAATACAGAAACTGGAGAAAATCCGCCCCAGCAGATCATCCGAAGTGAACTCGCCGGTAATCTCGCTTAACGCCTGCTGCGCCAGACGCAGTTCCTCGGCCAGCAATTCTCCAGCCCAGGCACCCAGCAACTGATCTTTACCTTGTTGTAAATGGGTCGCAGCCAGCTCCAGCGCCTGCAAATGGCGGCGGCGAGCAAGGAAACCCCCTTCCATATTGCCGCTGAAGCCCATGGTTTGTTTCAGGTGATCGCGCAGGGTATCCACACCTGCGCCGGTACGGGCGGAGAGACGAATAAGTGAGTGACCATTTACTTCAGACAAACCAAGGGATTCACCGGTCATATCGGCCTTGTTACGTACCACCGTGATCGGCAGCTCGGCAGGCAGGCGCGAAACAAAATCGGGCCAAATGGCTGCCGCTTCAGTGGCATCCGTGGTGGTGCCATCCACCATAAACAGCACGCGATCAGCCTGTTCAATCTCCTGCCATGCACGCTCAATGCCGATGCGCTCAACTTCGTCGTTGGCATCGCGTAAACCGGCGGTATCAATGATATGCAGTGGCATACCGTCGATGTGAATGTGTTCACGCAGGACATCACGCGTTGTCCCGGCAATATCGGTAACAATTGCGGCTTCTCTTCCAGCTAATGCATTGAGAAGACTTGATTTTCCGGCATTAGGACGTCCAGCGATCACCACCTTCATCCCTTCGCGCAACAGACTTCCCTGACGCGCTTCGGCCCGCACCGCATTCAGGTCACCGATCACCGCATTCAATTGCGCTTCAATCTTCCCGTCGGAAAGGAAGTCGATCTCTTCATCCGGAAAGTCGATAGCGGCTTCCACATAGATGCGCAGGTAAGTGAGCGCTTCCACAAGGGCGTTAATGCGCACTGAAAATGCCCCCTGTAGCGAATTTACCGCCGAGCGGGCTGCCTGTTCTGAGCTGGCGTCAATCAAGTCTGCGATGGCTTCCGCCTGTGCCAGGTCCAGCTTGTCATTCAAGAAGGCGCGTTCAGAAAACTCACCCGGTTGCGCGATGCGCACGCCAGGAAGTGCCACAATGCGCTTCAGCAGCAGGTCGAGAATCACCGGACCGCCGTGGCCCTGCAACTCCAGTACATCTTCACCGGTAAAGGAGTTCGGTCCGGGGAACCACAGCGCAATGCCCTGATCCAGCACACTGCCATCGCTATCGGCAAACGGCAGATAGTCGGCATAGCGTGGTTTCGGCAGTTTGCCCAGCACGGCACGTGCAATGTCAGCGGCTTTGGCACCGGAGATACGCAGAATGCCGACGCCGCCACGACCGGGGGGTGTCGCCTGGGCGACGATGGTATCGCTGTGGCTCATAACTTTCTCTCATTTCAAAAAAACAGGGCGGCATAAATGCCGCCCCTTCAGTATACGTCGTAGCTCGCGGGAGCTGGACGTTACGCTTTCTTCTTGTCGCGGCTATGCAGACCACGTTTTTCCAGGCCGCGATAAATCAGCTGCTGCTGGAGAATGGTAACCAGGTTGCTGACGATGTAGTACAGCACCAGACCTGACGGGAACCACAGGAAGAAGACGGTAAAGATCACCGGCATATAGGTCATGATCTTCTGTTGCATCGGATCGGTCACGGTGGTCGGTGACATCTTCTGAATGAAGAACATGGTGATACCCATGATGACTGGCAGGATGTAGTACGGGTCCTGCGCGGACAAGTCATGAATCCACAGGATAAACGGCGCATGACGCAGTTCAACCGAGCCTGACAGCATGTAGTACAGGGCAAGGAAGATTGGCATCTGAATCACCAGCGGCAGACAGCCACCGAGCGGGTTCACTTTCTCCGCTTTGTACAGTGCCATCATCTCCTGGCTCATCTTCTGCTTATCATCGCCCAGACGTTCACGCATCGCCTGAATCTTCGGCTGCAGCATGCGCATCTTCGCCATCGAGGTGTACTGCGCTTTGGTCAGCGGGTACATGATGCCACGAACGATGAAGGTGATAACGATGATGGAGAAGCCCCAGTTACCGATGAAGCTGTGGATAAATTTCAGCAGCTTAAACAGCGGCTGAGAAATGAACCACAACCAGCCGTAATCCACGGTCAGATCCAGGTGCGGCGCAATGGCTGCCATTTTGTCCTGAATTTCCGGGCCAACCCACAGGGTCGCACCCAGATTTTGCTGTGCGCCAGGGGCGATGGTGACCGGTGCAGATTTATAACCGATGGCTGCCACACCGTTACCCAGGTTACTGGTGTACAGGGTGTTGGTGCCTTCGGTGCGCGGAACCCACGCGGTAGCAAAGTATTGCTGCAACATCGCAACCCAGCCATTGCTGGTGGTGGTGTTCAGGTTCTCGTTATCATTGATGGTATCGAATTTATATTTTTCGTATTTCGCATCGCTGGTCGAGTACGCTGCGCCACGGAAGGTGTGCAGGGCAAAGTTGTTGCTGCCGGTATCGCGGTGTTTCGGGACTTCAATGGTCTGTTTCAGCTGACCAAACATCGCGACTTCCAGCGGCTGCTGGCTGGCGTTATTGATGTTGTAGTCAACATTCACAGCGAATTCGCCGCGTTTGAACACGAAGGTTTTGGTGTAGACCACACCGTTTTCGCCAGTCCAG
The DNA window shown above is from Pantoea sp. At-9b and carries:
- the mnmE gene encoding tRNA uridine-5-carboxymethylaminomethyl(34) synthesis GTPase MnmE — its product is MSHSDTIVAQATPPGRGGVGILRISGAKAADIARAVLGKLPKPRYADYLPFADSDGSVLDQGIALWFPGPNSFTGEDVLELQGHGGPVILDLLLKRIVALPGVRIAQPGEFSERAFLNDKLDLAQAEAIADLIDASSEQAARSAVNSLQGAFSVRINALVEALTYLRIYVEAAIDFPDEEIDFLSDGKIEAQLNAVIGDLNAVRAEARQGSLLREGMKVVIAGRPNAGKSSLLNALAGREAAIVTDIAGTTRDVLREHIHIDGMPLHIIDTAGLRDANDEVERIGIERAWQEIEQADRVLFMVDGTTTDATEAAAIWPDFVSRLPAELPITVVRNKADMTGESLGLSEVNGHSLIRLSARTGAGVDTLRDHLKQTMGFSGNMEGGFLARRRHLQALELAATHLQQGKDQLLGAWAGELLAEELRLAQQALSEITGEFTSDDLLGRIFSSFCIGK
- the yidC gene encoding membrane protein insertase YidC; protein product: MDSQRNLFLIAFLFVSFMIWQAWQTDHAPQPQQTQTTQTTNSTAGDAATSGVPGSGQGKTITVKTDVLSLNINTRGGDIEQASLLTYPDKLGSDAPFQLLETTPAFIYQAQSGLTGRNGPDNPNNGARPLFTTTQDHFEMAEGQTELRVPLTWTGENGVVYTKTFVFKRGEFAVNVDYNINNASQQPLEVAMFGQLKQTIEVPKHRDTGSNNFALHTFRGAAYSTSDAKYEKYKFDTINDNENLNTTTSNGWVAMLQQYFATAWVPRTEGTNTLYTSNLGNGVAAIGYKSAPVTIAPGAQQNLGATLWVGPEIQDKMAAIAPHLDLTVDYGWLWFISQPLFKLLKFIHSFIGNWGFSIIVITFIVRGIMYPLTKAQYTSMAKMRMLQPKIQAMRERLGDDKQKMSQEMMALYKAEKVNPLGGCLPLVIQMPIFLALYYMLSGSVELRHAPFILWIHDLSAQDPYYILPVIMGITMFFIQKMSPTTVTDPMQQKIMTYMPVIFTVFFLWFPSGLVLYYIVSNLVTILQQQLIYRGLEKRGLHSRDKKKA